The Gopherus evgoodei ecotype Sinaloan lineage chromosome 8, rGopEvg1_v1.p, whole genome shotgun sequence genome includes a region encoding these proteins:
- the RNPC3 gene encoding RNA-binding region-containing protein 3 gives MAAPGSEDDKAAAAAGGGPPGVGRRRSRTLLVRHLPADLTAAEKEDLLRHFGAASVRVLSDQGRLKHTAFATFPSENSAVKALSRLHQLRLLGHTLVVEFAREQDNVHVLSQPSLSEKNKRSEKPVEEERERKEPSCPKIENGIAPSHGLTFPINSCLKYLYPPPSSTILANIANALASVPKFYVQVLHLMNKMNLPPPFGPVTARPPMYEEYLPAPVPPPPIPPLPPEEPPLPEEEEDQESSREESEYESADEEEKERMTKLMELATIQPKRPISTKQRSVRKKQKIKDLLNAPTSAPHSNLHPTLSPSDVFEQPQSVGHKKIKFQISADIPDILQKSLERDQNNDLYATSEEITNAGFGKIFPAPSSNDKEDTEEEDDDDEIPSEFVSRRELEKGRLSRGEMEKLAIFKNYEPGDPNCRIYVKNLSKQVQEKDLKFIFGRYVDFQSETERIMFDIRLMKEGRMKGQAFIGLPNEKSATKALKEVNGYVLFEKPMVVQFARSARPKQDSKEEKRKR, from the exons ATGGCGGCCCCCGGCTCTGAGGACGAcaaggcggcggcggcggcaggggGCGGGCCCCCGGGCGTGGGGCGGCGGCGGAGCCGGACGCTGCTGGTGCGGCACCTGCCCGCCGACCTGACCGCCGCGGAGAAGGAGGATCTGCTGAGGCACTTCGGGGCCGCGTCCGTGCGGGTCCTGTCCGACCAGGGGCGGCTG AAACATACAGCTTTTGCTACATTCCCCAGTGAAAATTCAGCTGTAAAG GCATTGTCAAGACTGCATCAGCTGAGACTTTTAGGTCACACTTTAGTTGTTGAATTTGCAAGGGAACAAGACAATGTTCATGTACTTAGTCAACCTTCACTCtcagagaaaaataaaag GTCAGAAAAACCagtggaagaagagagagaacgGAAAGAGCCAAGTTGTCCTAAAATAGAGAATGGAATTGCTCCCAGCCATGG GCTAACCTTTCCTATAAACTCTTGCCTCAAATATCTATATCCACCGCCTTCAAGTACAATCCTAGCAAATATAGCAAATGCCTTGGCAAGCGTGCCTAAATTTTACGTACAG GTGCTGCACCTTATGAATAAAATGAATCTACCCCCACCCTTTGGACCCGTTACTGCTCGACCACCCATG TATGAAGAATATTTACCAGCGCCTGTGCCGCCACCacctatcccaccactgcctccagaGGAGCCTCCTTTGCCTGAAGAAGAGGAAGATCAGGAATCTAGCAGAGAAGAATCTGAATATGAAAGTGCTGATGAGGAAGAAAAAGAGAG AATGACTAAATTGATGGAATTAGCAACCATTCAGCCTAAAAGACCAATATCCACAAAGCAGCGTAGTGTGAgaaaaaagcaaaagataaaagacTTGCTGAATGCTCCCACATCTGCTCCCCACAG TAATCTGCACCCTACACTATCACCTTCGGATGTGTTTGAGCAGCCACAATCTGTAGGTCATAAAAAAATTAAGTTCCAAATTTCTGCAGACATTCCGGACATTCTTCAGAAAAGTTTAGAGAGAGACCAAAACAATG ATCTTTATGCAACTTCAGAAGAAATAACTAATGCAGGATTTGGAAAGATCTTCCCAGCTCCTAGCTCTAATGATAAAGAGGACACAGAagaagaagatgatgatgatgaaatacCATCAGAATTTGTTTCTAGAAGGGAATTGGAAAAAGGCAGACTTTCTAGAGGAG aaatggaaaaacttgCCATTTTCAAAAACTATGAGCCAGGTGATCCAAACTGCAGGATTTATGTGAAGAATTTGTCAAAACAAGTTCAAGAAAAG GATCTCAAGTTTATTTTTGGAAGATATGTTGACTTTCAATCAGAAACTGAACGAATTAT GTTTGACATACGTTTGATGAAAGAAGGTCGCATGAAAGGACAGGCTTTCATTGGCCTTCCTAACGAAAAATCAGCTACCAAAGCCTTAAAAGAAGTAAATGGATATGTTTTGTTTGAAAAGCCCATGGTAGTT CAATTTGCACGATCTGCTAGACCAAAACAGGACtccaaagaagagaaaagaaaaagatag